TTCGGCCACAGAGGGATAGCAGCGTATGCCGCCAATGTCCGAATGCTTGGGATTCACGAGGAAGAAGGGAATGGCCGGGTTGCCGCCCGAGAGGTAAGTCTCGACGGGAATACCGCCCGTGCGTGTCATCACCGGGCTTGCGCCCACGAGCACGACGGATCGCGGCGCCAGGAGGAGGTCAATGGAGTGCATGGTGCGAGCAAAGGTCGGCGTTCAAGCACCACACACCGCGCGGGCGATGATCTCGTGCTGGATTTCCGCGGATCCGCCAAAGATCGTGTACGCGCGGGTGTTGAGGTATCTGGAGACCAGCGGAACCACTGCCAGGTTCGTCGCCGGTTCGTGGTCCAGCGGGTGCAGCGGTCGCTGGGCCTCCCATGGCAAGGCGTCGTCGCCCAACACCATGACGCCGATCCTTGCCACCTGCTGGTGCAGCTGGCTCACGCGCAGCTTGAGCAAGGACGACATCGGCCCCGGATTCTGGCCCGCCTGAAGCGCCGTCATGAGGCGCAACTCCGTCATGTTCAGCGCCTCGATGTCGATCGACGCCTCCGTGATGGCCGCGGCGATGGCAGGGTCCTGCAGGGCCTCGCCACCGTGCGCTTCTCGCGCCTCGCGCACGATCTGGCGCAGCGCATAAAGGATCTTGCTTGCGGCCGGTCCGCCACCGCGTTCGAACTCCAGCAGGTACTTCCCCGTTCGCCAGCCCTCGCCTTCGGCGCCCACCCGATGGGACTGTGGCACCCGGACATCGTCGAAGAACACCTGGTTGACCTCGTGGTCCCCGCCAATCGTCTGGATCGGGCGCACCGTGATCCCGGGCGTGTCCATGTCGATCAGCAGAAAGCTGATGCCCTCCTGCTTGCGTCCCGCGTCATCGGTTCTAACCAGGGCGAACATCCGGTTGGCCTTGTGCGCCAACGTGGTCCATATCTTGGTGCCATTCACGATGTAGTGGTCGCCCGAGCGCACCGCCCGCGTCTTGAGCGAGGCCAGGTCCGAACCTGCACCGGGCTCCGAATAGCCTTGGCACCACGTGTCCTCGCCAGACAGGATGCGGGGCAGGTAGAAGCGCTTCTGTTCCTCGGATCCGAAGCCCATCAGCACGGGCCCCACCATCTTCAGCCCTGAGGGTGAGAGCACGGGCGCGCCGGCAATGGCACTTTCGTTCTCGAAGATGTAGCGTTGGGTGGGCGTCCAGCCCGTGCCGCCATATTCCCTCGGCCACGCAGGTGCCACCCATCCCTGGCGAAACAGGATGCGGTGCCAAGGCAGGTTCACCTCGGGCTCGGTGATCACGGTCGTCGTGGTGCGTTGACCGGCCCGCATGTCCTCGGTGAGGTGGGCGTCCAGAAATGCGCGCACCTCGTCCCGGAAGGCCAACTCGTCAGCAGAATATTCGAGGTTCATGCGGCGGCTCCTTGAAGAGCCCAATCGCTCAGACGCGCGTGGCGCTGGGCATGGTAGGAGAGCGTCCCATGCTGCGACTCGTAGGCCAGCAAGCGCTTGAGCCAGGCGCCCACCGTCACCTCGTCAGTCACACCCATGGCACCGTGAAGTTGCACCGCCTGCTCGGCGACAAAGCGTGCGCAGCGCACCACCTTGTGCATCGCGGCCGACACCGCGCGAGCGCGGTCGGGTGGCGAAGCCGCTGCCATCAGCAAGGCGTGCAGCAGCATCGAGCGCGCTTCCTCACAGGCAACGGACATGTCCGCCATGCGATGGCGAAGCACCTGGTACGACGCCAACGGCTGGCCAAACTGCACGCGCGTGCGGGTGTACGCCACGGTCGCGGCCAACAACGCGTCCATGCAGCCGACGGCATCGGCCGTGCAGACGATGCGGGCCTGGTCGCAACACGTGTCGATGGCCATCCCGGCGTCACTCGCACCGCGCAGACGGGCGTTGTCGTCCACGACAACGCCTTCCAGGCTCAGGTGGCAAGCGCGGCGCCCTTCGACCGTGATGAAGGCTTTCTCCACCAGCCCCTGCTGCGGTCTCGGCACCACAAACACGCCGATGCCCTGGGCATCGTCCGCAGCTCCGTCGATCCGCGCGGACACCAGCAGCGCATGGGCTGCCATGGCATCCAGGACGGTCTTCTTGGCACCGTGCAGGCGCCATCCGCCATCGACCCGCGTCGCACGGGCTTCCACGCAATGCATCTGGTGCCGGGTGTTCGGTTCCGCGTGTGCGAACGCCAGCCGGAGTTCACCGCCCGCGATCCGAGGCAACCATGTCCGACGCTGCGTCGGATCACCGAGGGTTGCCAGCAGACCACCCCCCAGGATCACGGTCGACACGTACGGCTCCAACACCAGCGTGCGGCCGAACTGCTCGGTCAAGACCGCGACATCGACCAGGCTTCCACCGAGCCCGCCCTCCTCTGCCGGCAGTGGCAGCGCGAGCCAGCCGAAGTCGGCGAAGTCCGTCCAGACCTCCTGGCTCCAGCCGCTCGGCGAGGCTTCGATCTGTCGTCTGCGATCGAAGGTATAGCGTGTGTCCACATACCGCCGAACGCTGTCCTGCAGCAGCCGCTGCTCCTCATCCAGTGCGAAGTCCATGCTGCCTCAGTACACGCTTTTCTTGATGGCCGAAGGCATGCCGCTGGGATCGATGATCGAGCCGAACTTCAGCATGTTGTTGGCGTGACCCAGTTGGTGCAGCACGAACGCCTGGTCGATGGCCTGCTGCTGCCCCATCTGGTCCACGGCGCTATTGACCGCCTGCTTGGTGATCTGCAGTGAGAAAGCCGGCTTGCGCGCGATCTGCTGCGCCAGCGCCAGCACATGGTCTTGCAGCTCGGCGCGCGGCACCACGCGGTTGACCATGCCCAGACGGTGAGCCTCCTCGGCGGTCCAGCTGTCGGCCGTGAACAGGAATTCCTTGGCCTTGCGCGGTCCGAGTTCCCATGGATGGGCGAACCATTCGACGCCGCACACCCCCATGGCGACCGTCGGGTCGGAGAACACGGCATCGTCGCTGGCCACGATCAGATCGCAGATCCACGCCAGCATCAGGCCACCGGCGATGCACTTGCCCTGAACGGCCGCGATGGTCGGCTTCGAAAGGTTGCGCCAACGGCGGGTGTTCTGCAGAAAGATCTCCTGCTCACGCGCATAGCGGCCTTCTACACCGGGCTTCTTGAACCCGCCCCAGGTGCCGATCGCGGGCTGCGTCTCGCCCAGGCGAACGGCACCGTCGCCGCTCAGGTCGTGCCCTGCGGAGAAGTGCGGGTCGCTCGCGGCCAGAACGATGACTTTCACCTCATCGTCCTGCACCGCACGGTCGAATGCCTCGCTGAGTTCGTACGACATCTGCACGTTCTGCGCATTGCGGTGGCTGGGCCGGTCCATCACCACGCGGGCGACACCTGGCGCCGCGAGTTCGTAACGGAGCGTGGAAAAGTTTTCGGTGCTCATGGTTCAGGGCAACTTGATGTTGCGGGCCTTCACGATGTCGGCATAGCGCTTGCGGTCGGCTTCGATGGTGGCGGCAAAGACCTCGGCCGGCTCGGCGTCCGACTGAACGCCCAACTCCACGAGCCGCTTGGCGACAGCAGGGTCGCGGATCGCCTTGGCCAGGTCGGCATGCAGGCGATCCACCACGGCCTTGGGCACCTTCTTCGACACGAAGATGCCGCCCCAGCCTTGCACGTCCACGCCGGGATATTTCGTCGCGATGGGGAACGCATCGGGGACCTCGGCTGCGGGCATCTTTTGCGTGACACCAAGGGCACGCAAGTCTCCTGAGCGCACATAGTTCGTGAGCGACAGCGGAGGCTCGATGCTGCAGTCGATACGTCCGGTGCGCAAGTCGGGGTAGGCCAGCGCGAAGCCTCGGTAGGGCACGTGCACGATATCGATGTTCGCCTCTTTCAACAGCAACTCCAATGCAAGGTGCGGTGCCGAGCCGACTCCGATGGTGGAGCAGTTGAGCTTGCCCGGACGGCTCTTCGCATACGCCACGAACTCATCGAAATTCTTGGCCGGGAAGTTCGACGCGACCACGATGGCGTAGGGTGAACTGCCCGTGCGGATCACCGGGACCAGTTCCTCCGGGTCGAAGGGCAACTTCGTCAACGACGGCAGGATCGCCATGGTGGTGGTTTGGTACACAGCGGCGTAGCCATCGGGCGGTGAAGCGAGCAGCGCCTGAGTGGCCACGGAGCCTGCCGCGCCGCCGGTGCGGTTTTCGATCACGATGGGCTGTCCCAGGAACTGCTGCGCTTTTTCAGCAATCGCGCGGATGACCAGGTCGGCCCCGCCACCGGCGGCCGTGGCGACATAGATGCGCAGCGGCCGCTCGGGATACTCCGCGTGCGCCAGCGATGCAGCCATTGCCACAGCGGCGCCGGCAATGGCCATCTTGAATTTCAAAGCTCTCATGGTTGTCTCCTCAGACGTTCAGCGATCTACAGACTTCTCGACACCGGCTCCCCAGTCCTTCTTGTAGCGTTCGTAGTTCTCCGCGTGGTCCGACTTGTGCACGGCCGCGGCGAAGCATTCGTGGGCGAAGTGCATGGCGAAGTCGTCGGTCATCAGGCGCTTCCACGGACGGCGCACGATCTCCACCGTCATGCGGCGCACGATGCGGTCCTGCTGCAGGATGAGATGCGCCAACTCCCATGCACGGGGCAACAGCTTCTCGCGCGGATGGACCTCGTTGATCAGGCCCCACTCCAGCGCTTCATTGGCGGGAATGCCCTGGTAACGCGTGTACATCGCATGCGCGGCGCGCTTGGTCCCAAGCAGCTGCTGGTACACCAGAAACTGTCCATCGCCAGGCGCCATGCCTCCACAGTAGTGCCGTTCCCAGAACAGCGTATCGTCGGCGGCGATCGTGAGGTCGCACAGCAGGCCGAATTCGGTGTGGAATCCCGGCCCGTTGATCACGGAGATGATGGGGAAGTTGCGCCCCCAAAGCACGTTCTCGACCAGGCGGGTGCCGTCGACATACCAGAGGTCGTAGATCGAGTTGACCCGTGTCTCCGGATCGTCCTCGACGGCTTTGAAGCTGGCGCCATCGCCCGTCTTGATCCAGTGGTCGCCGGTCCCCGTTAGGATCATGCATTCGTTCTCCGGGTCCTGGCCTACGTACTGGAACATCTGAGGCAGGGCACGGTGCAGTTCGAAACCCCAGAGCGCCTCCTTGCCCAGGGTATGGAAGCGGACTTCCAGGATGCCGTTCTCGCGGCGCATCACAAAGTGCTCTTTCAACCTCTCGCTGTATTCCTCCAAAGGAATGTGAGGAACAAAACTCGTCAATGACATGGCCGGAACTCCTGGATGGACGTTGCGGCGTCTGGGTTCGCGCCGCATCACGGCCCGAAATATAGGTAGAGGGCGCCGGGCCCGCCCCTCCCATGGCGGGAGGGGTGAGGGAGGGCACGCGGGGTTCGCTTACTCGATCAACCCCAGCCGCCTGGCGCGCCCCACCGCCGTGCGGCGATCGCCCGCCTCCAGTTTGGTGAACAGGTTCTTGACGTGCCATTTCACCGTCCCGTCCCCCAGCTCAAGGCAATTCGCAATCTCCTTGTTGCTCATGCCCTTTGCCAGGAGCGTGAGGACCTCCTGCTCACGTTGCGTCAGCAGCGTGGCGGCCTGCCTGGGGAGCGCTTGCGCCATCGGTGTCTGGGCCGACGCAGCAGGTGCTGGTGAGGTCTGAGCGGACAGGAATGGCTCCAGCACCGGGTCCACCTCCAGCAACAACCGCTGCAGTTTCAAGGACACCGCAGAGCTGGCCGCGTCGGCGAGATCGGCCTCGACCGTGCCCGATTCGTGCCAGGCGATCGCCGCCCGCACAAGGCGCGCCTCCAGTTCGACACGGCGCCTGCCCATGTGCTGGGCGCGTTCCGTGGCCTGCTGCGCCGAGCGGTGCGCGGACTTCCAATGCCTACGCAGCATCGCCCCGCGCGCTTGCGCAAGGTGCAACTGCAACACGACATCGCCCTCGCACAGACCACGCGCCGCCGGCCGTTCGCTCACCTGCAGCAACTCGTTCAACAGGGCTTCGACGGTGGTGGAACGCCCTGCAACCGCGTGCAACCGGATCAGTTCACCCAGGGCCACGGCTTCGTTGCGCGTGAGCGCTCGGGCCGCGGCACGCTTGCGAAAGGTTTCCAGGATGCTGAGTGCGCGATGTTCCTGTCCATCGACCCGCGCCAGGGTGGCGGCAGCGACCGTGGCCAACGCGCAGCCCCCCGGCAGCAGCCCGGGATCGATCAGGTCATGCCGGTCGGCCAGGAGCAAGCGGGCGCGCGCGGCATCGCCGAGTTCGCACGCGGCGAACGCCATCGTCCCGCCCAGCAGCACCGCCGGGCCGCTTCGGCGACCCAGCAGTTCCTCCACCCATGCGAGCACCGGCGACAACAGTTCCAGCGCGAGAACGGGCTGTCCCTCGTTCAGGTAGCCCACCGCCTTGAGTTGGTGCGCCAAGGCCTCGGTCAAGGCGGCCTCGCCCGTCCCGGTGAAGGACACAGGCCACGTGGCAGCACTGCCCAGCGGCCCATGACGGCCGGAGGTCTCGTCCAGCCAGTGGCGCATGCTGAAGAACGGCAGGCGCCAGGCCACGTCGTCGGTGGGTGGCTCCAGAGGCCACGGCGCGATGCAGTGCTGCGCCGCATCGGGATCGTCGGCATGGACAGCGGCACTGCCACAGACGAGCGCGGCCTTGTACCGGATCGATTCGCAGCCATGCGACAACAGGTCCGCCACCAGGCACCTGGCCCGCTCGCCGCCCCCCGCCACGGCCCAACTGCGGGCGACCGACAAGCGCAGGTCGACCGATTGCATCACCTCGGATTCGGGAAGCCGTTCCAGCCAGTCGGAGACAAGCTCCAACTTGCCTGCGCGGTGGGTGGCAAGAATGCCGTTCTTCACGCACTCGATCGCCAGTGCCTGGTCGGGGGCCGCGAACGCGTGATGGGCTGCCGCATCCCAGTACCCGCGGTCGGCGAACCACCGCGCCGCCCTCGCGTGCCAGTGGCGCAACCGGACGGCCGGCAGTCCATGCGCCTCCTTGCGCAGCGGCTCCAACGCCAACTGGTGCAGCCGGAACCACTCACTTCCCTCACCCTCTATCAGGAGGCCGGAGCCCGCGCGCAATTCGTCGATCACGGTCGCCACGTCGGGTTGATCGTCGATGGCCGCGCACAGGGAAACGCAGAAGTGATCCAGCAAGGACACCTCCAGCAGAAACTGCCGCGCACGTGGAGACAGATTGGCCGTGGCCTTCTTGAGGAGAAACGCACTGGCACCTTGTGCCTGCGTCTGCGCATCCATCAGGGCGGCCTCGTGCGGTGGGGCCACCTTCAGACGCGCGGCCGCGATCTCCAATCCGACGGGCCAGCCTTCCGTGAGCCGGTGAAGCCGGGCGAACAGATTGGAGTCGACATATTGCGGGCACTGGGCGCAAAGGAATTCGAAGGATTCCTCCAGCGTGAAGGCAAGGTCCTTCTGCGTGAGCTGAGCCAGATGGCCATAGGACTGCAGGTCTGCCACCCAATCGCGTTCCTGCAGAGGGCGGGTGCCGACCAGCAACCTGCAATGGTCTGGGAGTTGCCGGACCAACTGGAGCAAGACCGCCTGGGCGCGCGCGTCTGTGACGCGCTCGAAGTCGTCCAGCACGAGCAAGGGAGGATTCGCGAGAGCCGCCCACTCGGCCGCGAGGTGGGACACAGCGCCATCGGCATGCTCGAGGGCTTCGCTCGAGGCCAGCGCGTCAAACGCAAAACGGTGGCGCCCCGTCGCCTGTTGGATGGCCAGGGCAATGGCCTCGACCACATCCAGGGCGGTGTCCCGTTCGGCCAGCGTCACCCAAGCGACCGGCGCACCTGCGGCCATGGCCGCGCGCCGCCATTGCGCCAACAACACGGTCTTGCCAAACCCGGCAGGGGCTTCCACGAGCAGCACCCGGGTCTCGTCGTGAAGCCTAAAGAACTTCTCCAACCGCAAGCGAAAGACGAACCCTCTTCGGATCTTGGGTGCAATGACCTTCAGCGCGAGAGACGGCTTGTGCACACACGCTCCTTGATTCGACACGCCTCGCTGAGCGCCGGAGCATTCTAGTTCCCGTGGTGCTTCATGGCCTCAAGATGGTTCGCCATGCCCTCCCGCGTTCAGCCAGCCCCCTCACGGAGCTTCGATCTTGGCCTCTTTGATGATCTTGGCGAAGGTCTCGGTGTCCTTCTTGATCAGGGCGGCAAACTCGGCCGGGCTGCTGATCAGGGGCTCGGCTTCGATGGCTTCGAAGCGCTTCTTCACATCGGGCGTTTTCAGGATCTCCTGGATCGCCGTGCTGAGCTTGTCGATGATCGGGCGGGGGGTGCCGGCAGGCGCCATCAGGCCGTACCAGCTCTGCACGTTGAAGTCGGCCATGCCGGCTTCGGCGAAGGTGGGCACGTCGGGCAGGGAGGCCAGACGCTGCGGGCCGGTGACGGCCAGCGCGCGCACCTTGCCCGCCTTGATGTGCGGGATGTACACGGCCGGAATCTCAATCGCGTACTTCACCTGGCCACCCATCAGGTCCGTGGCGAGCTGGCTCGTGCCCTTGTAGGGGATGTTGACCGGACGCACGCCGATCTTGGCGTTGAACATTT
The sequence above is a segment of the Hydrogenophaga sp. BPS33 genome. Coding sequences within it:
- a CDS encoding Bug family tripartite tricarboxylate transporter substrate binding protein; its protein translation is MRALKFKMAIAGAAVAMAASLAHAEYPERPLRIYVATAAGGGADLVIRAIAEKAQQFLGQPIVIENRTGGAAGSVATQALLASPPDGYAAVYQTTTMAILPSLTKLPFDPEELVPVIRTGSSPYAIVVASNFPAKNFDEFVAYAKSRPGKLNCSTIGVGSAPHLALELLLKEANIDIVHVPYRGFALAYPDLRTGRIDCSIEPPLSLTNYVRSGDLRALGVTQKMPAAEVPDAFPIATKYPGVDVQGWGGIFVSKKVPKAVVDRLHADLAKAIRDPAVAKRLVELGVQSDAEPAEVFAATIEADRKRYADIVKARNIKLP
- a CDS encoding enoyl-CoA hydratase/isomerase family protein — protein: MSLTSFVPHIPLEEYSERLKEHFVMRRENGILEVRFHTLGKEALWGFELHRALPQMFQYVGQDPENECMILTGTGDHWIKTGDGASFKAVEDDPETRVNSIYDLWYVDGTRLVENVLWGRNFPIISVINGPGFHTEFGLLCDLTIAADDTLFWERHYCGGMAPGDGQFLVYQQLLGTKRAAHAMYTRYQGIPANEALEWGLINEVHPREKLLPRAWELAHLILQQDRIVRRMTVEIVRRPWKRLMTDDFAMHFAHECFAAAVHKSDHAENYERYKKDWGAGVEKSVDR
- a CDS encoding LuxR C-terminal-related transcriptional regulator; amino-acid sequence: MHKPSLALKVIAPKIRRGFVFRLRLEKFFRLHDETRVLLVEAPAGFGKTVLLAQWRRAAMAAGAPVAWVTLAERDTALDVVEAIALAIQQATGRHRFAFDALASSEALEHADGAVSHLAAEWAALANPPLLVLDDFERVTDARAQAVLLQLVRQLPDHCRLLVGTRPLQERDWVADLQSYGHLAQLTQKDLAFTLEESFEFLCAQCPQYVDSNLFARLHRLTEGWPVGLEIAAARLKVAPPHEAALMDAQTQAQGASAFLLKKATANLSPRARQFLLEVSLLDHFCVSLCAAIDDQPDVATVIDELRAGSGLLIEGEGSEWFRLHQLALEPLRKEAHGLPAVRLRHWHARAARWFADRGYWDAAAHHAFAAPDQALAIECVKNGILATHRAGKLELVSDWLERLPESEVMQSVDLRLSVARSWAVAGGGERARCLVADLLSHGCESIRYKAALVCGSAAVHADDPDAAQHCIAPWPLEPPTDDVAWRLPFFSMRHWLDETSGRHGPLGSAATWPVSFTGTGEAALTEALAHQLKAVGYLNEGQPVLALELLSPVLAWVEELLGRRSGPAVLLGGTMAFAACELGDAARARLLLADRHDLIDPGLLPGGCALATVAAATLARVDGQEHRALSILETFRKRAAARALTRNEAVALGELIRLHAVAGRSTTVEALLNELLQVSERPAARGLCEGDVVLQLHLAQARGAMLRRHWKSAHRSAQQATERAQHMGRRRVELEARLVRAAIAWHESGTVEADLADAASSAVSLKLQRLLLEVDPVLEPFLSAQTSPAPAASAQTPMAQALPRQAATLLTQREQEVLTLLAKGMSNKEIANCLELGDGTVKWHVKNLFTKLEAGDRRTAVGRARRLGLIE
- a CDS encoding acyl-CoA dehydrogenase family protein, whose protein sequence is MNLEYSADELAFRDEVRAFLDAHLTEDMRAGQRTTTTVITEPEVNLPWHRILFRQGWVAPAWPREYGGTGWTPTQRYIFENESAIAGAPVLSPSGLKMVGPVLMGFGSEEQKRFYLPRILSGEDTWCQGYSEPGAGSDLASLKTRAVRSGDHYIVNGTKIWTTLAHKANRMFALVRTDDAGRKQEGISFLLIDMDTPGITVRPIQTIGGDHEVNQVFFDDVRVPQSHRVGAEGEGWRTGKYLLEFERGGGPAASKILYALRQIVREAREAHGGEALQDPAIAAAITEASIDIEALNMTELRLMTALQAGQNPGPMSSLLKLRVSQLHQQVARIGVMVLGDDALPWEAQRPLHPLDHEPATNLAVVPLVSRYLNTRAYTIFGGSAEIQHEIIARAVCGA
- a CDS encoding acyl-CoA dehydrogenase family protein; protein product: MDFALDEEQRLLQDSVRRYVDTRYTFDRRRQIEASPSGWSQEVWTDFADFGWLALPLPAEEGGLGGSLVDVAVLTEQFGRTLVLEPYVSTVILGGGLLATLGDPTQRRTWLPRIAGGELRLAFAHAEPNTRHQMHCVEARATRVDGGWRLHGAKKTVLDAMAAHALLVSARIDGAADDAQGIGVFVVPRPQQGLVEKAFITVEGRRACHLSLEGVVVDDNARLRGASDAGMAIDTCCDQARIVCTADAVGCMDALLAATVAYTRTRVQFGQPLASYQVLRHRMADMSVACEEARSMLLHALLMAAASPPDRARAVSAAMHKVVRCARFVAEQAVQLHGAMGVTDEVTVGAWLKRLLAYESQHGTLSYHAQRHARLSDWALQGAAA
- a CDS encoding enoyl-CoA hydratase, encoding MSTENFSTLRYELAAPGVARVVMDRPSHRNAQNVQMSYELSEAFDRAVQDDEVKVIVLAASDPHFSAGHDLSGDGAVRLGETQPAIGTWGGFKKPGVEGRYAREQEIFLQNTRRWRNLSKPTIAAVQGKCIAGGLMLAWICDLIVASDDAVFSDPTVAMGVCGVEWFAHPWELGPRKAKEFLFTADSWTAEEAHRLGMVNRVVPRAELQDHVLALAQQIARKPAFSLQITKQAVNSAVDQMGQQQAIDQAFVLHQLGHANNMLKFGSIIDPSGMPSAIKKSVY